One window of Chloroflexus aggregans DSM 9485 genomic DNA carries:
- a CDS encoding copper chaperone PCu(A)C, producing the protein MRRLLMLLALAMMVVGLAGCGASQSGTQSTSQSGTQTGGITVRDPWVRAAMMNMAGDQSGAMGNMQQSNMQSTPMAGMQDHGNMAGSAVSAAYMVVVNNSNTADAIVKADSDVAKSVELHNVIMENNVMQMRQVEAIEVPANGQVELKPGGYHVMLIGLNRDLKEGEEVLIKLTTRSGQTIEVKAPVRKP; encoded by the coding sequence ATGCGACGTCTCTTGATGCTGTTGGCATTGGCAATGATGGTGGTGGGGTTGGCTGGCTGTGGCGCGAGCCAGAGCGGGACGCAGAGCACGAGCCAGAGCGGGACGCAGACTGGCGGTATTACCGTGCGCGATCCGTGGGTGCGCGCCGCGATGATGAATATGGCTGGCGATCAGTCGGGCGCAATGGGCAATATGCAGCAGAGCAATATGCAGAGCACGCCGATGGCCGGGATGCAGGATCACGGCAATATGGCCGGCTCTGCGGTGAGCGCTGCCTACATGGTGGTGGTTAACAACAGCAACACTGCGGATGCCATCGTCAAGGCTGATAGCGATGTCGCCAAGTCGGTCGAACTGCACAACGTGATTATGGAAAACAACGTGATGCAGATGCGGCAAGTTGAAGCAATTGAGGTGCCGGCTAACGGGCAAGTTGAGCTGAAGCCGGGCGGCTATCACGTGATGCTGATCGGCTTGAACCGCGATCTCAAGGAAGGCGAAGAGGTGCTGATCAAGCTCACCACCCGCAGCGGCCAAACGATTGAAGTCAAGGCGCCAGTGCGCAAGCCGTAA
- a CDS encoding GNAT family N-acetyltransferase, with amino-acid sequence MKLLMRLIARFLNPADPAWHGIIDQLWQQLGAPHNPELLPPHFVKSTFLRMGGIVVTFHDDRRLVGVGLLFPRAIQPDGTRMYTLRLHELDQNLPDDLIQTTLHPIPVTIYRPRDGITFAPPAPRPTGIWIGPPQADDLPAIAALYRAVWNSQPYPADLFSTEFGAATALVATVDNRLVGFLLGFWRFGALPDTPDELAIESQVMAVDPAYRTYGLATRLKRAQAHAALACGVRCLHWTVDPLQLPNALLNFNRLHAIATEFVSGYYPVFNALNQVSASRFIITWLPASTHGRVGLVDGGERPALTDLPGVAILNDGPHPRPAPAHPPFIAIAIPSDWSALQHRDRALAHTWRTTTDAIFGEWVGWERYVIYTVAYDASGQPYLIGKPDGSWMWE; translated from the coding sequence ATGAAGCTTCTTATGCGCTTGATTGCCCGCTTCCTCAACCCTGCTGATCCAGCGTGGCACGGAATTATCGATCAGCTTTGGCAGCAGCTTGGTGCGCCGCACAATCCTGAGCTGCTGCCACCGCATTTTGTCAAGAGCACCTTTCTCCGCATGGGTGGCATCGTCGTGACGTTTCACGATGATCGGCGACTCGTAGGAGTTGGACTACTCTTTCCGCGCGCAATACAACCCGACGGAACGCGCATGTATACGCTACGTCTGCACGAACTCGACCAAAACCTGCCCGACGACTTGATCCAGACCACGCTGCACCCGATCCCGGTGACTATTTATCGGCCACGCGATGGTATCACCTTTGCCCCTCCCGCCCCCCGCCCCACCGGCATTTGGATCGGGCCGCCGCAAGCTGATGACTTGCCCGCAATCGCTGCCCTCTACCGGGCAGTATGGAACAGTCAGCCCTACCCTGCTGACTTGTTTAGTACCGAATTCGGTGCTGCCACTGCCCTCGTCGCTACCGTTGACAACCGACTCGTCGGGTTTCTCCTCGGCTTCTGGCGGTTTGGGGCCTTACCTGATACACCTGACGAACTCGCCATCGAATCGCAAGTAATGGCCGTCGATCCGGCCTACCGCACCTACGGCCTTGCCACACGCTTGAAACGAGCACAAGCCCACGCTGCACTAGCGTGCGGTGTACGCTGTTTGCATTGGACGGTCGATCCCTTACAGTTACCGAATGCGTTACTTAACTTCAATCGCTTGCACGCCATCGCCACTGAGTTCGTGAGCGGCTATTACCCGGTCTTCAATGCCTTGAATCAGGTGAGCGCCTCGCGCTTTATCATCACATGGCTTCCGGCCAGTACCCATGGCCGAGTCGGGTTGGTAGATGGCGGGGAGCGGCCTGCGCTGACCGATCTGCCGGGTGTAGCGATACTTAACGACGGCCCGCACCCACGACCTGCACCGGCTCATCCACCGTTTATTGCGATTGCTATTCCTTCTGATTGGAGCGCATTGCAACACCGTGATCGAGCACTTGCCCACACATGGCGCACAACAACCGACGCTATTTTTGGTGAATGGGTGGGATGGGAGCGGTATGTGATCTATACTGTCGCCTATGATGCGAGCGGCCAACCCTATTTGATCGGTAAACCGGACGGATCGTGGATGTGGGAATAA
- a CDS encoding DUF3592 domain-containing protein, with translation MPATEVVVGSEAQRTASSTSAASTSGRWMALATLLCFTVLALAMLVALWRMHTTMRAGMAAAAGIVVGAVQYDDGEINLFYPMVEFQTAAGETIRFRGNIGTAFVPPYKVGNRVKVYYNPAQPRSAIIDR, from the coding sequence ATGCCAGCAACCGAAGTAGTAGTCGGGAGCGAAGCGCAACGCACGGCGAGTAGCACATCAGCAGCATCGACGTCGGGCCGCTGGATGGCACTTGCGACCCTGCTTTGCTTCACGGTGCTTGCGCTCGCGATGCTCGTGGCATTATGGCGAATGCACACTACAATGCGTGCCGGTATGGCAGCCGCCGCAGGAATTGTGGTTGGCGCCGTGCAATACGATGATGGCGAGATCAACTTATTCTATCCAATGGTCGAATTTCAAACCGCGGCGGGCGAAACTATCCGATTTCGCGGCAACATCGGCACGGCGTTTGTGCCGCCATACAAAGTTGGCAATCGGGTCAAGGTGTACTATAATCCAGCGCAACCGCGATCAGCGATCATTGATCGCTAA
- a CDS encoding asparagine synthetase B family protein, whose protein sequence is MSRFFALINDPAGQTTAHRLAAADCEQTDDCLLAGIPDQRPWLSAGPYRYHRLVGAGEVTLFNRVDLLAWLADPSSATLSDGELLLALIDRGGLAALAQVEGMFAFAVWDGRHLTLIRDPVGARTLFYTRAGTAWAAASTLHILRRWPALQPRLNLTAVASFLTFAYLPGAETLLAGVYELLPGQYVRLAPDGSWSSGFYWMPREETALAPAATHAHQLRQTLEHVTRAMLPAGEPVGVLLSGGVDSSLVTALAARLHDAPIQTYSISFGDELPNELAYSGLVATHCSTRHQVLTVSGQQIADHLPETVAALDCPVGDPLTTPNLLLARAAAGDGLRIILNGEGGDPCFGGPKNLPMLAMEWQRPDLTPQQRAQIYLRSYRKCYDELPRLLHPDAQQELAGTSPLTERVIHYLHAPTISSYLNRLLLTNVRTKGAHHILTKVERITAACGLEGRAPLFSRAIVAQSFTIPPELKLAGTREKWILKQAVADLLPPQIIERPKSGMRVPVQHWLRGPLRELAADTLLSPRARSRSLFQTNTIQAWMAGKGMVWPRQGIALWMLVTLELWLRAFVDGA, encoded by the coding sequence ATGAGCCGGTTCTTTGCTCTCATCAACGATCCTGCAGGCCAAACGACTGCGCACCGTCTTGCTGCTGCCGATTGCGAGCAGACTGATGATTGTCTGCTCGCCGGCATTCCCGATCAGCGGCCATGGCTATCTGCCGGGCCATATCGTTATCACCGGCTGGTTGGCGCCGGCGAAGTCACCCTGTTCAATCGCGTCGATTTACTGGCGTGGTTGGCCGATCCATCTAGCGCCACGTTGAGTGATGGCGAACTGTTGCTGGCCTTGATCGATCGCGGCGGTCTTGCTGCACTGGCGCAGGTCGAAGGAATGTTTGCCTTCGCGGTGTGGGATGGCCGCCATCTAACCCTGATTCGCGATCCGGTTGGCGCGCGTACGCTGTTCTACACCCGCGCCGGCACGGCTTGGGCCGCCGCTTCGACCTTGCATATCTTGCGCCGCTGGCCGGCGCTGCAACCACGCCTCAACCTTACCGCCGTCGCGAGTTTTCTCACCTTTGCCTACCTGCCCGGCGCAGAGACGTTGCTCGCCGGCGTGTATGAACTCTTGCCCGGCCAGTACGTCCGCCTCGCTCCCGACGGTTCGTGGTCGAGCGGTTTCTACTGGATGCCACGCGAAGAAACTGCGCTTGCGCCGGCTGCTACCCATGCCCATCAGTTGCGGCAGACGCTTGAACATGTGACACGCGCAATGCTGCCGGCTGGTGAGCCGGTAGGAGTGTTGCTCTCCGGCGGCGTTGATTCGAGCTTGGTAACGGCGCTCGCCGCGCGTCTGCACGATGCGCCGATCCAAACGTACAGCATCAGTTTCGGCGACGAGCTGCCCAATGAATTGGCCTATTCGGGACTGGTCGCCACTCACTGTAGCACCCGCCATCAGGTGCTCACGGTGAGCGGCCAGCAGATCGCCGATCATCTGCCTGAGACGGTGGCAGCACTGGATTGTCCGGTCGGCGATCCGCTCACCACACCGAACTTGCTGTTGGCGCGCGCAGCGGCGGGTGACGGGTTGCGCATTATTTTGAACGGCGAAGGCGGTGATCCCTGTTTCGGCGGGCCAAAGAATCTGCCAATGCTGGCGATGGAGTGGCAACGGCCCGATCTCACGCCGCAGCAACGCGCGCAGATCTACCTGCGTTCGTACCGCAAATGCTACGACGAGTTGCCGCGCCTGCTGCATCCTGATGCGCAACAGGAGCTAGCCGGCACATCGCCGCTCACCGAGCGCGTGATCCACTACCTCCATGCCCCTACTATTTCATCGTACCTCAACCGGCTCTTGCTAACGAATGTGCGCACCAAAGGCGCCCACCACATCCTCACCAAAGTCGAGCGCATTACTGCTGCGTGCGGTCTCGAAGGGCGCGCGCCGCTGTTTAGCCGGGCCATTGTGGCGCAGAGTTTTACCATTCCACCCGAACTGAAACTGGCCGGCACCCGCGAAAAGTGGATTTTGAAGCAAGCCGTCGCCGATCTGTTGCCGCCGCAAATCATCGAACGGCCCAAGAGCGGGATGCGCGTACCGGTGCAACACTGGTTGCGCGGCCCCTTGCGTGAACTCGCCGCCGACACCTTGCTCAGCCCGCGTGCCCGTTCCCGCAGCCTGTTCCAAACCAACACCATCCAAGCCTGGATGGCCGGCAAGGGCATGGTCTGGCCGCGACAGGGGATCGCACTCTGGATGCTGGTCACGCTAGAGCTGTGGCTGCGCGCGTTTGTAGATGGAGCGTAA